ACTGTAATAACAAGAAAAGTAATTCTCTTCCATTTTTCCCCGAGATATTCTCCTACATATCCTGGCAAACGACGCATTTTTTTGCTGCCTAAAACCACCTCACCGTAAAGAAAGTTAATAAAAATAGCAACTAAAGCCATAAATAAAAAATAGGAAACTACAACAAAAAAACCGGCCTTAAAGGCCACAAAAGGTAAACCAAATATCCCTACTCCTATTACTGTCCCAAGAAAAACAGAGAAAGCTCTAAGGAAAAGCATAAAAGTATAGAGTGCGGAAGTCTGACTTCCGCATTACTTCCGCGTTAAATCTTTCTTAAAAATTTTTCTTTCAAGCTCGCCAAAACCAATTAGAACAACCGTAGCTAAGAAAAATGTCAAAAGGGCTAAAAAATAAAGTCCAGCACCAATAGCTACGCCAATAGCAGCAGAACACCAAAGACCAGCAGCAGTGGTTATCCCCTCTACTCGAAACTGCCTGTGGATAATAACTCCAGCCCCAATAAAACCAATTCCAGTAGCTACTGCTAAAATCAATCTGGAAGGGTCAAAGTTAATACCTGCTTGCCCGCTAAAAAAATTAAAAAACTCAAAACCAATTATGGTAAAAAGACAGGAGCCTAGAGTAACTAAACTATAAGTTTGAAGCCCTGCTTCTTTCCCTTTATACTCTCTTTCCAGACCAATTATACCACCCAAAACAACAGCCAGAGTTAACTGAAAAATAAGTTGGATATCAATATCCATAAAAATTAGAAATTAGAAATTAGAAATTTAAACTTTATACACCTTGTATCCTTCTCTTACTTTTTCTTTAACTTT
This sequence is a window from Patescibacteria group bacterium. Protein-coding genes within it:
- a CDS encoding MgtC/SapB family protein, translated to MDIDIQLIFQLTLAVVLGGIIGLEREYKGKEAGLQTYSLVTLGSCLFTIIGFEFFNFFSGQAGINFDPSRLILAVATGIGFIGAGVIIHRQFRVEGITTAAGLWCSAAIGVAIGAGLYFLALLTFFLATVVLIGFGELERKIFKKDLTRK